In a single window of the Phaeobacter sp. G2 genome:
- the gcvP gene encoding aminomethyl-transferring glycine dehydrogenase, whose translation MPFTPTDYLPYDFANRRHIGPSPEEMQAMLDVIGAESLEALIDDTVPASIRQAAALEFGRPLSERELLFHMREVADKNQVLTSLIGQGYHGTVTPPAIQRNILENPAWYTAYTPYQPEISQGRLEALLNFQTMISDLTGLEVANASLLDEGTAAAEAMTMAQRLAKSKAKAFFVDRDCHPQTIAVVQTRAQPLDIEVIVGNPDKMQADQVFGALFQYPGTYGHVRDFTPQMEALHAARAIGVVAADPLALTLLKEPGAMGVDIAVGSTQRFGVPMGAGGPHAAYMATRDAYKRAMPGRIVGVSIDAQGNQAYRLSLQTREQHIRREKATSNVCTAQALLAVMASMYAVFHGPKGLKAIAQRIHRKTVRLARGLEEAGFKVDPKGFFDTITVDVGPLQAAVMKSALDEGINLRRVGETRVGITLDETTRRDTTEAVWRAFGITRVDDELAPEYRVPADMHRESDYLTHPIFHMNRAETEMMRYMRRLADRDLALDRAMIPLGSCTMKLNAAAEMMPLSWPEFAHIHPFAPAVQQAGYAEMVTDLSDKLCQITGYDAISMQPNSGAQGEYAGLLTIAAYHRAQGQGHRNICLIPMSAHGTNPASAQMVGWKVVVVKSAENGDIDLDDFRAKAEKHSDNLAGCMITYPSTHGVFEETVHEVCQITHDHGGQVYIDGANMNAMVGISRPGDLGGDVSHLNLHKTFAIPHGGGGPGMGPIGVKSHLSPHLPGHPEQGHPERGGADAGPVSAAPYGSASILTISWAYCLMMGGAGLTQATKVAILNANYIAKRLEGAYGVLYKGPTGRVAHECILDTRPFDLSAGVTVDDVAKRLMDSGFHAPTMSWPVAGTLMVEPTESETKAELDRFVDAMLSVRAEVQAIEDGKIDAQNNPLKHAPHTMEDLVKDWDRPYSREQGCFPPGAFRVDKYWPPVNRVDNAYGDRNLICTCPPLEDYAEAAE comes from the coding sequence ATGCCTTTCACTCCCACCGACTATCTTCCCTATGATTTTGCCAACCGTCGCCACATTGGCCCCTCTCCCGAAGAGATGCAGGCCATGCTGGACGTCATCGGTGCCGAGAGCCTGGAGGCGCTGATCGACGACACGGTTCCGGCCTCAATCCGGCAGGCTGCAGCACTGGAGTTTGGCCGCCCGCTGTCCGAGCGCGAGCTGCTGTTTCACATGCGCGAAGTGGCGGATAAGAACCAGGTGCTGACCTCACTGATCGGGCAGGGCTACCATGGCACGGTGACGCCCCCGGCGATCCAGCGCAATATTCTGGAAAACCCCGCCTGGTACACCGCCTATACGCCCTATCAGCCCGAAATTTCCCAGGGCCGGCTTGAGGCCTTGCTGAACTTTCAGACGATGATTTCCGACCTCACCGGTTTGGAAGTCGCCAATGCGTCACTGCTGGATGAAGGCACTGCGGCGGCCGAGGCGATGACCATGGCGCAGCGGCTGGCCAAATCCAAGGCAAAGGCGTTTTTTGTTGATCGGGACTGCCACCCGCAGACCATTGCCGTGGTGCAGACCCGGGCACAGCCACTGGATATCGAAGTGATTGTCGGAAACCCGGACAAGATGCAGGCCGATCAGGTCTTTGGCGCCCTGTTCCAGTATCCTGGCACCTATGGCCATGTGCGTGACTTTACCCCGCAGATGGAGGCGCTGCACGCCGCCCGTGCGATTGGCGTGGTGGCGGCAGACCCACTGGCGCTGACCCTGCTGAAAGAGCCGGGCGCCATGGGGGTGGATATTGCTGTTGGCTCGACCCAGCGCTTTGGCGTGCCAATGGGCGCAGGCGGGCCACATGCGGCCTATATGGCCACCCGTGACGCCTATAAACGGGCGATGCCGGGGCGCATTGTCGGCGTGTCGATCGATGCCCAGGGCAACCAGGCCTACCGGCTGTCGCTGCAAACCCGCGAGCAGCATATCCGCCGCGAAAAAGCCACCTCCAACGTCTGTACCGCGCAGGCGCTGTTGGCGGTGATGGCCTCGATGTATGCGGTGTTCCACGGTCCCAAAGGGCTCAAGGCGATTGCCCAGCGGATCCACCGCAAGACCGTGCGTTTGGCGCGTGGGCTGGAAGAGGCGGGCTTTAAGGTCGATCCCAAAGGCTTTTTTGACACCATCACTGTTGATGTGGGGCCGCTGCAGGCGGCGGTGATGAAATCGGCCCTCGACGAGGGCATTAACCTGCGTCGCGTCGGTGAGACCCGCGTTGGCATCACCCTGGATGAGACCACCCGGCGGGACACCACCGAGGCGGTCTGGCGCGCTTTTGGCATTACCCGTGTGGATGACGAATTGGCGCCGGAATACCGTGTACCAGCGGATATGCACCGCGAATCCGATTATCTCACCCATCCGATTTTCCACATGAACCGGGCCGAGACCGAGATGATGCGCTATATGCGCCGTCTTGCGGATCGTGATCTGGCGCTGGATCGCGCCATGATTCCGCTGGGGTCCTGCACCATGAAGCTGAACGCCGCCGCCGAGATGATGCCGCTCAGCTGGCCCGAGTTTGCCCATATCCACCCCTTTGCCCCCGCCGTGCAGCAGGCAGGGTACGCTGAGATGGTAACGGACCTGTCGGACAAGCTGTGCCAGATCACTGGCTATGATGCGATCTCGATGCAGCCCAATTCCGGCGCGCAGGGCGAATATGCGGGTCTGTTGACTATTGCTGCCTATCACCGCGCCCAGGGGCAGGGGCATCGCAATATCTGTCTGATCCCGATGTCGGCCCATGGCACCAACCCGGCTTCGGCGCAGATGGTGGGCTGGAAGGTCGTGGTGGTGAAATCGGCGGAGAATGGCGATATTGATCTGGATGATTTCCGCGCCAAGGCGGAAAAGCACTCCGATAATCTGGCGGGCTGCATGATCACCTACCCCTCGACCCATGGGGTATTCGAGGAAACCGTGCATGAGGTCTGCCAGATCACCCATGATCACGGCGGTCAGGTCTATATTGATGGCGCCAATATGAATGCCATGGTGGGGATCAGCCGTCCCGGCGACCTGGGCGGCGATGTCAGCCATTTGAACCTGCACAAGACCTTTGCCATTCCCCATGGCGGCGGTGGTCCCGGCATGGGCCCAATTGGCGTCAAATCCCATCTGAGCCCGCATCTGCCGGGACACCCGGAGCAGGGACACCCAGAACGGGGCGGCGCAGATGCGGGGCCGGTCTCAGCAGCGCCCTACGGGTCTGCCTCGATCCTGACGATCTCATGGGCCTATTGCCTGATGATGGGCGGCGCTGGGCTGACCCAGGCGACCAAGGTGGCCATTCTTAACGCCAACTACATCGCCAAGCGGCTGGAGGGCGCCTATGGGGTGCTGTACAAGGGGCCAACTGGCCGTGTCGCCCATGAATGCATCCTGGATACGCGTCCGTTTGACCTGAGCGCGGGGGTGACGGTGGATGATGTGGCCAAACGGCTGATGGACAGCGGCTTTCATGCCCCCACCATGAGCTGGCCTGTGGCCGGCACCCTGATGGTGGAACCCACCGAGTCAGAGACCAAGGCGGAGCTGGATCGGTTTGTCGATGCCATGCTGTCGGTCCGGGCCGAGGTGCAGGCCATCGAAGACGGCAAAATCGATGCGCAGAACAACCCGCTGAAACATGCGCCGCACACCATGGAGGATCTGGTGAAGGACTGGGATCGCCCCTATAGCCGCGAACAAGGCTGTTTCCCACCTGGCGCCTTCCGGGTCGACAAATACTGGCCGCCGGTCAACCGCGTTGACAATGCTTACGGCGACCGCAACCTGATCTGTACCTGTCCCCCGTTGGAAGACTACGCCGAAGCGGCGGAGTAG
- the gcvH gene encoding glycine cleavage system protein GcvH: MKFTEEHEWLDVDGDIVTVGITAHAAEQLGDVVFIELPEVGDEFAKDDEIVVIESVKAASDILSPLDGEVVEVNQALTETPGKVNDDPQGDAWFFKLKVEDLSPMDDYMEEAAYKTFIG, translated from the coding sequence ATGAAATTTACCGAAGAACACGAATGGCTGGACGTGGACGGCGATATTGTGACCGTGGGCATCACCGCCCATGCTGCCGAGCAGCTGGGGGATGTGGTCTTTATTGAACTGCCCGAGGTTGGCGACGAATTTGCCAAAGACGATGAAATCGTGGTGATTGAATCGGTGAAGGCCGCCTCTGACATCCTGTCGCCGCTGGACGGCGAAGTTGTCGAGGTCAATCAGGCCCTGACCGAGACCCCCGGCAAGGTGAATGACGATCCACAGGGCGATGCCTGGTTCTTCAAGCTCAAGGTCGAAGACCTGTCGCCGATGGACGACTACATGGAAGAAGCCGCCTACAAGACTTTCATCGGATAA